The following are encoded in a window of Peromyscus maniculatus bairdii isolate BWxNUB_F1_BW_parent chromosome X, HU_Pman_BW_mat_3.1, whole genome shotgun sequence genomic DNA:
- the Irs4 gene encoding insulin receptor substrate 4 translates to MASCSFAGDRALRRLRAAAAAASAALAAVATTPLLSSGTPTALIGTGSSCPGAMWLPTATGSRSDSESEEEDLPVGDEVCKRGYLRKQKHGHRRYFVLKLETEDAPARLEYYENARKFRHSVRAAAAAAEAAASGAAVPALIPPRRVIILDQCFSVSQRADARYRHLIALFTQDEYFAMVAENESEQESWYLLLSRLILESKRRRCGTLGAQPDGEPGALAAAAAAEPRFYKDVWQVVVKPRGLGHRKELSGVFRLCLTDEEVVFVRLNTEVASVVVQLLSIRRCGHSEQYFFLEVGRSTVIGPGELWMQVDDSVVAQNMHELFLEKMRALCADEYRARCRSYSISVGAHLLTLLSTRRHLGLLPLEPGGWLRRPRFEQFCHLRAIGNREEMLFTRRLIPNEPLLPSRRGRGHLPRARRSRRAVSVPPSFFRPVAPSPRVHVSHPDEVFNDRACEASGSSSGNSEEKDKESEEGNGGDYMPMNNWGSGNGRGSGGGQGSSGQGTSSQSSGGNQCSGGRQGSGGGQGSGGQGSGGQGAGGNQCSGNGHGSGGGQRPGGGHGSSGGQGPGDGHGSGGGKNSGGGKDSGSGKNSNEGDRGKSLKKRSYFSKFTQSKQQQMLPPPPPPPPTAGAAGGKGKSGGRFRLYFCADRGATKERKEAKEMREMESSEGATRGPHRARAFDEDEDDPYVPMRPGVAAPLACSSDYMPMAPQNSSASKKRHSRSPFEDSRGYMMMFPRVSPPPPAPSPPKAPDTNKEDDSKDNDSDSDYMFMAPGAGAIPKNPPNPQGGSSSKSWSSYFSLPSPFQSSPLGQSDHSEYVPMLPGKFLGRGLDKEASFSQGAKDVASKPSTEGSFSKPGDRGSPAKPSDDEPPENKAKRPNRLSFIAKGNKINPNPVEPTQEQRGADSSRDYINIDFIKRERQVPAPPAQGLPDPWGLIADSRLSAFSSYLNIEIGVPFSNPTIRLSDLLRVLPGANTIYLAGARWPFRLFPGNATGSIMEEGEYIEVIFNPAIRPVVPFADTTIRYDAQTGQICVVDPFSECCMNVSLSPGPFSERPPVARLLQEEVQERRRQQSRSQSLFANTRAAVSAFPTDSLDRDFPAASARVAVPAGAPLLAVSRALAVVSALAAAPGFGAFFAGFQATARFDSASVRWFQPVANVLGAQAVRGVQDIATGWNPGALNQAARGEDLAARAAAPPPPPRQRRVLRPPERADSEDNDDEDNDIYVRMDFARRDYKK, encoded by the coding sequence ATGGCGAGTTGCTCCTTCGCTGGCGACCGAGCACTAAGGAGACTgagagctgcagcagcagcagcctccgcAGCTCTAGCAGCAGTGGCGACCACCCCGCTTCTTTCCTCCGGAACCCCGACCGCACTCATTGGGACCGGGTCGTCCTGTCCGGGAGCCATGTGGCTTCCCACGGCCACTGGCTCCCGGTCAGACTCCGAGTCCGAAGAGGAGGACCTCCCCGTCGGGGATGAAGTCTGCAAACGCGGCTACCTGAGGAAGCAGAAGCATGGGCACAGGCGTTACTTCGTGCTCAAACTCGAGACCGAAGACGCACCGGCTCGGCTCGAATACTACGAAAATGCCAGGAAGTTCCGCCACAGTGTCCGCGCCGCGGCGGCTGCGGCAGAGGCAGCCGCCTCCGGTGCTGCGGTCCCCGCGCTCATCCCACCAAGGCGCGTGATCATCCTCGACCAGTGCTTCTCCGTGAGCCAACGAGCTGATGCCCGGTACCGACACCTCATTGCCCTTTTCACCCAGGACGAGTACTTCGCGATGGTAGCCGAGAACGAGTCGGAACAAGAAAGCTGGTACTTGCTCCTCAGCCGCCTCATCCTCGAGAGCAAGCGCCGCCGCTGCGGCACGCTAGGCGCGCAGCCGGACGGAGAGCCGGGGGCcctggcggcagcagcggcggcggagCCACGCTTCTACAAAGATGTGTGGCAGGTAGTAGTGAAACCCAGGGGGCTGGGGCACAGAAAAGAGCTGAGCGGCGTGTTCCGGCTGTGTCTTACCGACGAAGAGGTCGTGTTTGTGAGGCTCAATACTGAAGTGGCCAGTGTGGTCGTCCAGCTCCTGAGCATTCGTCGCTGTGGGCACTCAGAGCAGTACTTCTTCTTGGAAGTCGGCAGGTCCACCGTCATCGGTCCAGGGGAGCTGTGGATGCAGGTAGATGATAGTGTGGTGGCCCAAAATATGCATGAGTTGTTTTTGGAGAAAATGAGAGCCTTGTGCGCAGACGAATACAGAGCCCGATGCCGCAGCTACAGCATCAGTGTTGGCGCCCACCTGTTAACCCTGCTGTCCACTAGGAGGCACCTAGGCTTGCTCCCGCTGGAGCCCGGCGGCTGGCTCCGAAGACCCCGCTTTGAGCAATTTTGCCACCTCAGGGCTATCGGCAATAGGGAAGAGATGCTCTTTACCAGGCGCCTCATACCCAACGAGCCTCTACTTCCCTCCAGGAGAGGAAGGGGGCACCTGCCCAGAGCCCGCAGGTCCAGGAGAGCGGTTTCAGTACCACCCAGCTTTTTCCGCCCGGTGGCTCCTAGCCCCCGTGTACATGTCTCACACCCTGATGAAGTCTTCAACGACAGAGCTTGTGAAGCCTCGGGCTCCAGCTCTGGCAACTctgaagaaaaagacaaggaaagtGAGGAAGGGAACGGAGGTGATTACATGCCCATGAACAACTGGGGCTCAGGAAATGGCCGGGGCTCAGGAGGTGGACAGGGCTCAAGTGGCCAAGGCACCAGTAGCCAGAGCTCAGGAGGAAACCAGTGCTCAGGTGGCAGACAGGGATCTGGAGGCGGCCAGGGCTCAGGAGGCCAGGGTTCAGGAGGTCAGGGTGCTGGAGGAAACCAGTGCTCAGGAAATGGCCATGGctcaggtggaggccagaggcctggAGGTGGCCATGGCTCAAGTGGTGGCCAGGGACCTGGAGATGGTCATGGCTCAGGTGGTGGCAAGAACTCAGGAGGAGGCAAGGACTCAGGAAGTGGAAAGAACTCCAACGAGGGTGACCGTGGAAAATCTCTGAAGAAGAGATCATACTTTAGTAAATTCACTCAAAGTAAGCAACAGCAAATGCTGCCTCCACCGCCACCTCCACCACCAACAGCTGGAGCAGCTGGTGGAAAAGGGAAGTCTGGAGGAAGATTCCGACTTTATTTCTGTGCTGACAGGGGAGCCACAAAAGAACGCAAAGAGGccaaagagatgagagagatGGAGAGCTCAGAAGGTGCAACCCGGGGACCACACAGAGCCAGAGCTTTCGATGAAGATGAGGATGACCCATATGTGCCAATGAGGCCAGGGGTGGCCGCTCCTCTTGCATGTTCCAGTGACTATATGCCAATGGCTCCTCAAAATTCCTCTGCTTCAAAAAAGCGCCACTCTCGGTCACCCTTTGAAGACTCCAGAGGGTACATGATGATGTTTCCCAGAGTGAGCCCACCACCACCTGCACCAAGTCCTCCAAAAGCACCCGATACTAATAAAGAGGATGACTCTAAGGACAATGACAGTGACAGTGACTACATGTTTATGGCTCCTGGAGCAGGTGCAATTCCTAAAAATCCCCCCAATCCTCAGGGAGGATCTTCCTCCAAAAGTTGGAGCTCGTACTTCTCTCTGCCAAGTCCTTTTCAGAGTTCACCCTTGGGACAGAGCGACCATAGTGAGTATGTTCCGATGTTGCCTGGGAAATTCCTGGGGAGGGGTCTAGACAAAGAAGCCTCCTTCAGCCAGGGCGCCAAAGATGTGGCTTCAAAGCCTTCCACTGAGGGGTCATTCTCAAAACCTGGAGATAGGGGGTCACCTGCAAAGCCTTCAGATGATGAGCCCCCAGAGAACAAGGCTAAGAGACCTAACAGACTTTCTTTTATTgcgaaaggaaataaaatcaatccCAATCCAGTAGAGCCCAcacaggagcagagaggagctgACAGCTCTCGTGACTATATCAACATTGACTTCATTAAGAGAGAGCGCCAAGTGCCAGCTCCCCCTGCTCAAGGACTGCCAGATCCATGGGGCTTAATTGCTGACTCCAGACTCTCAGCTTTTTCTAGCTACCTGAATATTGAAATCGGGGTGCCCTTTTCAAATCCAACAATCCGCCTTTCAGATCTTTTAAGAGTTCTCCCAGGTGCCAACACCATCTATCTGGCCGGTGCTAGGTGGCCCTTTCGTCTTTTCCCAGGCAATGCTACAGGTAGTATTATGGAAGAGGGTGAATACATTGAAGTAATTTTCAACCCAGCCATTAGACCAGTCGTGCCTTTTGCTGACACTACCATTCGCTATGATGCTCAAACTGGTCAAATCTGTGTAGTCGACCCATTTTCTGAGTGCTGTATGAACGTTTCTCTCTCTCCCGGTCCATTCTCTGAACGGCCACCTGTAGCtaggctgctgcaggaggaagtgcAGGAGAGAAGACGCCAGCAAAGCCGTTCCCAAAGTTTATTTGCCAACACCCGAGCCGCTGTCTCTGCTTTCCCGACTGACAGCTTGGACAGAGACTTTCCCGCCGCTTCTGCCCGGGTTGCTGTTCCAGCTGGGGCGCCCCTCTTGGCAGTGAGCCGGGCATTAGCTGTGGTCTCTGCGCTAGCCGCGGCCCCCGGCTTTGGCGCTTTCTTTGCCGGCTTCCAGGCCACTGCCAGATTTGACTCCGCCTCCGTTCGCTGGTTCCAACCTGTTGCTAATGTTCTTGGTGCTCAGGCTGTAAGAGGGGTCCAGGACATTGCCACAGGTTGGAATCCTGGAGCTCTTAACCAAGCTGCCAGAGGTGAGGACCTGGCGGCCCGCGCTGCCGCTCCACCACCGCCACCTCGCCAGCGACGGGTGCTGAGGCCCCCAGAGAGAGCGGATTCTGAGGACAACGACGACGAAGACAACGACATTTACGTGAGAATGGACTTTGCCAGACGCGACTACAAGAAGTGA